In the genome of Thermococcus stetteri, the window CCCGTTATCGGCGTGCACTTTCGCCCATACTTTGTGAAGGTTCAGGTGGTTGAAGGCATAGTTCACCAGAAGGGCCACCACTTCGGTTCCGTAGCCCTTACCGCGCTCTTCAGTGGCTAGATAGTAGAATATCTCGCCCCACCTCGCCTGGTAGTTTACCCAGTTGAAGCCAGCGACACCAACGAGCTTTCCGCTCCCGTTTTCAACCACGGCAAAAATGGGCATCTTGTCCTTGTTCTTCTTCATCTCCTCGTAGAACTCCTCTTCTTCCTCTGGGAGGGTGAAATAAGCGGAGTTAAAGAGTGCCCTCGCAGTGCTCCGCTCGTTGAACCACTTCCAGCTTTTCCGGAGGTCTTCCTTGAGGAGAACTCCGAGGGAGACTTTTTCTCCCTTTAGGATTAGTGGTCGCATTGTCACCACAGAGATTACAACACAAAAGAGTTTTAAAAGTTTGCTTTTGGAGGTAACCTTTTTATGGATTCCTGTGAGTACCACTTCGGTGGTGGTATGAATCCTCTGATTGTATTCACCCTGGCGTTCCTCCTCTCCATGACGAAAGGCCTGTATACTAAGCCCCTCGTAAAGATGTTTCAGGAAAATTCGGGGAGATAGCAGGCTACTGGCTATTCACGTCGCTCTTCACGATCTTCCTTGCGGTGCTCGTTACAATCCTGTGCTCTGAGGTTTACTTCGTCCGCTGGGATTTCCCCTAAGGGATTTTATGATATTTTTCTCATTGGCCCTTTTGAGCCTCGTTCCCGGCATCCTCGAATTTCGGGGCTTTCTTCGTCCAAAAAACCAAGGAAGAAAAAGAAGAGCTGGAGCTTGCAAAAAGCCTGACCTTTGCTCAGGCGGCCGTTGTCCAGATTATAAGTGCTGCCCTGCCAGAAGAGCTGGTTAACCGCTATGTTTTCCTGGGCCTTTTATCGCTCTGGAACCCTCTGGCGGGGCTGGTGGGGATGTCCATCTTCTTCGGAATATCTCACAAGTTCTCGCATCCCAACAGGCGCTGGAGCACTCTCCTATCTAACACTCTCATAGGATTCGTCCTTGGCTGGGCGTATCTTTACACGAAAAGTCTCCCATTGGTGATGGCGGTTCACTGGCTCGTAGATATGCTCCCTTGGGCATACGTGAGGTACGAGAGTGCTAGAAAGGCGATCCTAGGGATGGCCATCCTTTTTGCGGTCTTGCCTCCAGTGATCCTCAGGAGCGAACTAACTAAGGTAGCTGATTATCTAGGCGGGGTATACCCAACCAGCGGCTTGCTTTGGGGAGCCTTTATAGGACTTTCCATGCTGGGTGTTGCTTACGCCGGGCTTTTAATGAGAAGGAGGAAAGTATGACTTCAGCCATCGCTTTTCTCCAGGTGGCTCAGTC includes:
- a CDS encoding GNAT family N-acetyltransferase, whose protein sequence is MRPLILKGEKVSLGVLLKEDLRKSWKWFNERSTARALFNSAYFTLPEEEEEFYEEMKKNKDKMPIFAVVENGSGKLVGVAGFNWVNYQARWGEIFYYLATEERGKGYGTEVVALLVNYAFNHLNLHKVWAKVHADNGASIRVLEKNGFAPAGRLKDHVWSDGKYIDELLYELIREEWKAQSPKT
- a CDS encoding CPBP family intramembrane glutamic endopeptidase codes for the protein MTFAQAAVVQIISAALPEELVNRYVFLGLLSLWNPLAGLVGMSIFFGISHKFSHPNRRWSTLLSNTLIGFVLGWAYLYTKSLPLVMAVHWLVDMLPWAYVRYESARKAILGMAILFAVLPPVILRSELTKVADYLGGVYPTSGLLWGAFIGLSMLGVAYAGLLMRRRKV